In the Pan paniscus chromosome 8, NHGRI_mPanPan1-v2.0_pri, whole genome shotgun sequence genome, one interval contains:
- the LOC103786587 gene encoding amyloid beta A4 precursor protein-binding family B member 1-interacting protein-like — protein sequence MSQALCQKDKLKGPINGTTQPNGQMPQAADSVSAVLEEAQAHAETWKDKKPALGNHQEPGAPPAPQGPKSSLPHPLRCRGPGTPVAAPPHPPRPRAQVAGSSPPRPTTSCRHSHQCRPWSTQSSRCRPRTSWRPPWTSCSLPSLSPRGLLCPTPPNRHEASMFTSSK from the exons ATGAGTCAAGCTTTGTGtcaaaaagacaaattaaaag GACCTATAAATGGCACCACCCAGCCCAATGGACAGATGCCCCAGGCTGCAGATTCTGTCAGTGCTGTTCTCGAAGAGGCCCAGGCACATGCTGAAACATGGAAG GATAAGAAGCCAGCCCTCGGGAACCACCAGGAGCCAGGAGCACCCCCGGCCCCCCAAGGCCCCAAGTCCAGCCTGCCCCACCCCCTCCGGTGCAGAGGTCCTGGGACACCAGTGGCAGCCCCGCCACACCCCCCAAGGCCAAGGGCACAGGTAGCGGGGTCTTCCCCGCCCCGCCCGACTACTTCCTGCCGCCACAGCCACCAATGCCGCCCCTGGAGTACCCAGAGCTCCCGCTGCCGTCCCCGGACTTCATGGAGACCCCCCTGGACTTCGTGCTCCCTCCCCTCGCTGTCGCCAAGAGGCCTCCTATGCCCCACCCCCCCCAACAGGCACGAAGCATCAATGTTCACAAGCAGCAAATGA